A DNA window from Bubalus bubalis isolate 160015118507 breed Murrah chromosome 20, NDDB_SH_1, whole genome shotgun sequence contains the following coding sequences:
- the LOC123465237 gene encoding tumor necrosis factor alpha-induced protein 2-like: MLKMLTFFQGLPGQQPVSGAPDFPRSAQKLPSTSEAESEASMSEASSEDLVPSLEAEVATDRDEEEAGKKKKKSKGLATMISVFTKGRKKKGQPSLAETEGESESSLQPPAQLPTVEELKADLERGRLEAARPLLALELELQEAAAAGRASAEELVRRQSKVEALYALLRDQVLGPLRRPLEAEPERLRQALAVLAEQERQDRVDAAAAAGPPGCPGLAATRPRGWLQLWRDGVAQAAAERLSQQPAADAEGLTEAERAFLHMGRTMKEDLEAVVERLKPLFPADFRVVATYAESYHGEFASQLAALAQFELCPRDTYMLLLWVQNLYPNDILNSPKLAPELQGVRLGTLLPPTQIRLLEATFLSNEVASVRELTARALELESNRWTNDEAPQRLDGRCHSELAIDIIQIISQGQAKAESITLDLGVQIKPLLLEELARFLRSYQGAFDGFLERCRQLRNYRANVIANINNCLPFRMSVEQRWQTPPDLQRSLLRPLNELKSCGFDTLLQSLFGDLKPLFKRFTQTRWAAPQQTLEEIVSAVAERMPEFSELQDCFREELLEVVHLHLVKEYIARLCKRRLVLKTAEQQQQLAGHVQANAQLIQQFCTQNGSPATWLQDALPTLAEIIRLQDPSAIKIEVATYATLYPDFSKGHLSAILAIKGNLSSSDAKSIRSILDINTGAHEPSKALFSLIKVG; this comes from the exons ATGCTGAAGATGCTGACCTTCTTCCAAGGACTTCCAGGCCAGCAGCCTGTGTCCGGGGCCCCTGACTTCCCCAGAAGCGCCCAGAAGTTGCCCTCTACCTCAGAGGCAGAGTCTGAGGCTTCCATGTCGGAGGCCTCCTCCGAGGACCTAGTGCCATCCCTGGAGGCCGAGGTGGCCACAGACAGGGATGAAGAAGAGGCcggcaagaagaagaagaagtcgAAAGGCCTGGCCACCATGATCAGTGTCTTCACcaaagggaggaagaagaagggtCAACCGAGCTTAGCAGAGACTGAGGGCGAGTCTGAGTCCAGTCTGCAGCCGCCTGCCCAGCTGCCCACAG TGGAGGAGCTCAAGGCCGACCTGGAGCGCGGGCGGCTGGAGGCGGCGCGGCCTCTGCTGGCGCTGGAGCTGGAGCTGCAGGAGGCCGCGGCGGCGGGTCGCGCGAGCGCGGAGGAGCTGGTGCGGCGCCAGAGCAAGGTGGAGGCGCTGTACGCGTTGCTGCGCGACCAGGTGCTAGGGCCGCTGCGCCGGCCGCTGGAAGCGGAGCCCGAGCGGCTGCGCCAGGCACTGGCCGTGCTGGCCGAGCAGGAGCGCCAGGACCGCGTGGacgcggcggcggcagcggggCCCCCGGGGTGCCCGGGGCTGGCGGCCACGCGGCCCCGGGGCTGGCTGCAGCTGTGGCGGGACGGCGTGGCGCAGGCGGCCGCGGAGCGCCTGAGCCAGCAGCCGGCCGCGGACGCCGAGGGCCTCACGGAGGCCGAGCGCGCCTTCCTGCACATGGGCCGCACCATGAAGGAGGACCTGGAGGCCGTGGTGGAGCGCCTCAAGCCGCTCTTCCCCGCCGACTTCCGCGTGGTGGCCACCTACGCCGAGAGCTACCACGGAGAATTCGCGTCCCAGCTGGCAGCCCTGGCGCAGTTTGAGCTGTGCCCGCGAGACACCTACATGCTGCTGTTATGGGTGCAGAACCTCTACCCCAA TGACATCCTCAACAGCCCCAAGCTGGCGCCTGAGCTGCAGGGAGTCAGACTGGGGACCCTTCTGCCCCCAACCCAGATCCGGCTGCTAGAGGCCACGTTCCTCTCCAACGAGGTG GCCAGCGTGAGGGAGCTGACGGCCCGAGCTCTGGAGCTGGAGTCAAACCGCTGGACCAACGATGAGGCCCCGCAGAGGCTGGACGGCCGCTGCCACAGTGAGCTGGCCATCGACATCATCCAG ATCATCTCCCAGGGCCAGGCCAAGGCCGAGAGCATCACCTTGGACCTGGGCGTGCAGATAAAGCCCTTGCTGTTGGAAGAGCTGGCCAGGTTCCTCAGGAG CTACCAGGGTGCCTTTGATGGATTTCTGGAGAGATGCAGACAGCTGCGAAATTACAGGGCCAATGTCATCGCTAACATCAACAACTGCCTCCCTTTCCG GATGTCCGTGGAGCAGCGGTGGCAGACACCTCCAGACCTCCAGAGGTCCCTGCTGAGGCCTCTGAATGAGCTCAAGAGCTGCGGCTTTGATACCCTGCTCCAGAGCCTGTTTGGGGACCTGAAG CCGCTGTTCAAGAGGTTCACTCAGACCCGCTGGGCTGCCCCCCAGCAGACCCTGGAGGAAATCGTCTCCGCCGTGGCCGAGAGGATGCCCGAGTTCTCAGAGCTGCAGGACTGCTTCCGGGAG GAGCTCCTGGAGGTGGTCCATCTGCACCTGGTGAAGGAGTACATCGCCCGCCTCTGCAAGCGGCGCCTGGTCCTCAAGACGgcggagcagcagcagcagctggcggGGCACGTCCAGGCCAACGCCCAGCTCATCCAGCAGTTCTGCACCCAGAAT GGCTCCCCTGCCACCTGGCTGCAGGATGCCCTCCCCACGCTCGCAGAGATCATTCGCCTGCAAGACCCCAGTGCCATCAAGATTGAGGTGGCCACCTACGCCACCTTGTACCCTGACTTCAG CAAGGGCCACCTGAGTGCCATCCTGGCCATCAAGGGGAACCTGTCCAGCA
- the LOC112580933 gene encoding LOW QUALITY PROTEIN: exocyst complex component 3-like protein 4 (The sequence of the model RefSeq protein was modified relative to this genomic sequence to represent the inferred CDS: inserted 1 base in 1 codon; substituted 1 base at 1 genomic stop codon): protein MEHLGRPLPPDSLLPAAQPPVGEEGTQRPGERPLQPNITQGSGAGSSLAFVPMKKGWTSSSRAVELRFEQKRQYWEDAVRQAGAKEAPGAANPAPNLARLLAXLGALVCCNLQKVQREVHPTNAAHVFPAWEAYLRTFHGAVAGHLQKLAHDTRGCKQLSVLLDWAANVYSSPDFLGSQDQALPWEPLPPLLAPEVWARLEDYTSFLETKVASCFDGILQLEQSXWAAADAPDVLQGLYHTSLSFDVCMVMVEHVKAAGAISAELEATTLGICVPTLGLFLHRYEKAFLESGAVSEPNLCASINACQELRTHLLAKFPESFGELEKALGAAAHAFQKRLLQGLQGAVQPLFRDLCTKAWLTQDLLQPVMDKVVAFSGLLEHMAPPLAQRRLQQAHSYVVPEYLEQTLRPRERLRGVDQLSGSQKMGLEAQAIGSTFQGLGSEATWLGQAIPCVADILGETYKDDIGRHLQTLIRSYPDIRRDHVLAILALRRLGRRRNQHFLRHAQALLRAAAKAGSSGAAGGRVLFEEMELSTSIDVLVTCI from the exons ATGGAGCACCTGGGCCGGCCCCTCCCTCCAGACAGCCTCCTTCCAGCTGCTCAGCCACCTGTGGGAGAGGAAG GCACACAGAGACCTGGGGAGAGGCCACTCCAGCCCAATATCACCCAAGGGTCAGGTGCTGGCTCCAGCCTGGCCTTTGTCCCCATG AAAAAGGGGTGGACGTCCTCCTCGAGGGCTGTTGAGCTCCGCTTTGAGCAGAAGCGCCAGTACTGGGAGGACGCCGTGCGGCAGGCGGGTGCCAAGGAGGCCCCGGGGGCGGCCAACCCTGCCCCCAATTTGGCGAGGCTCTTGGCCTAGCTCGGTGCTTTGGTTTGCTGCAACCTGCAGAAGGTGCAGCGGGAGGTGCACCCCACTAATGCGGCCCATGTCTTCCCGGCTTGGGAGGCCTATCTGCGTACCTTCCACGGCGCAGTGGCCGGGCACCTCCAGAAGCTCGCACACGACACCCGCGGCTGCAAGCAGCTCTCCGTGCTGCTGGACTGGGCCGCCAACGTCTACAGCAG TCCTGATTTCCTGGGCTCCCAGGACCAGGCTCTGCCCTGGGAGCCGCTGCCCCCTCTCCTGGCACCGGAAGTCTGGGCCCGACTGGAGGACTACACCAGCTTCCTGGAG ACCAAGGTCGCAAGCTGCTTCGATGGCATCCTGCAGCTGGAGCAGA CCTGGGCGGCTGCAGACGCCCCCGACGTGCTGCAGGGCCTCTACCACACGTCGCTGTCCTTTGACGTCTGCATG GTCATGGTGGAGCACGTGAAGGCGGCCGGCGCCATCTCCGCAGAGCTGGAGGCCACCACGTTGGGGATCTGCGTGCCGACGCTGGGGCTCTTCCTGCACAG GTACGAAAAGGCTTTTCTGGAATCGGGGGCGGTGAGCGAGCCTAACCTGTGCGCCAGCATCAATGCCTGCCAGGAGCTCAG GACTCACCTTCTGGCCAAGTTCCCAGAAAGCTTTGGAGAGCTGGAGAAGGCCCTGGGGGCTGCCGCCCATGCCTTTCAGAAGCGGCTGCTCCAGGGCTTGCAGGGCGCTGTGCAG CCGCTCTTCAGGGACCTGTGCACCAAGGCCTGGCTGACCCAGGACCTGCTGCAGCCTGTCATGGACAAGGTGGTGGCCTTCTCGGGCCTCCTGGAGCACATGGCCCCACCCCTGGCCCAG AGGAGACTGCAGCAGGCACACAGCTATGTTGTCCCCGAGTACCTGGAGCAGACCCTGAGACCCCGCGAGCGGCTCCGGGGTGTCGACCAACTGAGCGGCTCTCAGAAGATGGGCCTCGAGGCGCAGGCCATCGGCAGCACCTTCCAGGGCTTG GGCTCCGAGGCCACGTGGCTGGGCCAAGCTATCCCGTGCGTGGCTGACATACTGGGCGAGACTTACAAAGACGATATAGGGCGGCACCTGCAGACGCTCATCAGAAGCTACCCCGACATCAG GCGGGACCACGTGCTGGCCATCCTGGCGCTGCGCCGACTGGGCCGCCGTCGGAACCAGCACTTCCTGCGCCACGCCCAGGCCCTGCTGAGGGCTGCGGCCAAGGCCGGCAGCTCCGGGGCCGCCGGGGGCCGCGTGCTCTTCGAGGAGATGGAGTTGTCCACCTCCATAGACGTGCTGGTTACCTGCATATAG